A single Lactuca sativa cultivar Salinas chromosome 8, Lsat_Salinas_v11, whole genome shotgun sequence DNA region contains:
- the LOC111892713 gene encoding uncharacterized protein LOC111892713, with the protein MGASSKPDRLKDVKVKPPDKSVVVRYSRSDVDVNEMVPPGVIEKTYAALYRARRKPTVTGVVATGIGKAGWKMEGKAFRVKNRARKAMDRASPMDAEGYIEEFETEDETEWESGSEGIWESDLSSQLIANKEYQNKEDMKAEGNKNLAGGKQSICPVIQMKIQIPSGNTALLTKNWENPLIGGDLLGPNSEMNAITNQMKIVNPSIVVSEVTGSGPASNVECTADTTFKGKEDKTQKDNTNCSNVFEEFDPKVGFTFLNDLKKQMEMDKNLKTNEAEVNNNGDNTLEPSVYWDENENLINMKEVISESENEMADRDVSGPQVKGLNSVGTVINSINRDPSLLGPAGKGRGKPEDDNNRKGKIEMSYAGALRGTMHKGKLEVKYIPSGDGREEGPAVIPIENLKVASLPYANTLYGYLINKKVAFPAIQKEVKRLWKNIGLEDMFMNSNGFIFFKFSSEQGMQAMLDGSPWLIFNNIPLFLQRWRPGLSLSKARHDKVPVWAKIYDLPLEVWSGENLCIIASKLGIPLVFDSFTEEMCLQHKGRNAYARILVDMSADKEWKRKIGVTTWDFVKNCAVNQEFLVEYAWYPSRCNHCVWAY; encoded by the coding sequence ATGGGAGCATCATCCAAACCGGATCGATTGAAAGATGTGAAGGTGAAACCTCCGGACAAAAGTGTTGTGGTCCGGTATAGTAGATCGGATGTCGATGTGAATGAAATGGTACCTCCTGGTGTTATTGAGAAGACTTATGCAGCTCTTTACAGAGCTCGACGTAAACCAACTGTGACGGGAGTTGTTGCTACTGGGATTGGGAAGGCTGGATGGAAGATGGAGGGTAAAGCTTTCAGAGTTAAGAATCGGGCAAGGAAAGCTATGGATCGTGCATCTCCAATGGATGCGGAAGGGTATATTGAGGAATTTGAGACTGAAGATGAAACGGAGTGGGAATCAGGGAGTGAAGGGATATGGGAATCTGACTTGAGTAGTCAACTAATAGCCAATAAGGAGTATCAAAATAAGGAGGATATGAAGGCTGAAGGTAATAAGAATTTAGCTGGGGGAAAGCAATCTATCTGTCCTGTGATTCAGATGAAGATTCAGATACCTTCAGGTAACACAGCTCTATTGACTAAAAATTGGGAGAATCCTTTAATTGGGGGAGATTTGTTAGGCCCTAATTCTGAAATGAATGCAATTACTAATCAAATGAAGATTGTTAATCCTTCGATTGTGGTTAGTGAGGTTACTGGATCAGGCCCTGCGAGTAATGTTGAGTGTACTGCTGATACTACTTTTAAGGGCAAGGAGGATAAAACTCAGAAGGATAATACTAATTGTAGCAATGTTTTTGAGGAATTCGATCCGAAGGTGGGATTTACTTTTCTTAATGATCTTAAGAAGCAAATGGAGATGGATAAAAATTTGAAGACTAATGAAGCTGAGGTGAATAATAATGGAGATAACACACTTGAACCTAGTGTTTACTGGGATGAGAATGAGAATTTGATAAATATGAAGGAGGTTATTAGTGAATCTGAAAATGAGATGGCTGATAGAGATGTTAGTGGTCCACAGGTGAAGGGATTGAATTCTGTGGGAACTGTTATTAATAGTATTAATAGGGATCCCTCTTTACTAGGGCCTGCTGGGAAAGGAAGGGGGAAACCTGAAGATGATAATAATAGGAAAGGGAAAATTGAAATGTCTTATGCTGGAGCTTTGAGGGGCACTATGCATAAAGGGAAGTTAGAAGTGAAGTATATTCCTTCTGGTGATGGGAGAGAGGAAGGACCAGCTGTTATTCCTATTGAAAATCTGAAAGTAGCAAGTTTACCTTATGCTAATACCTTGTATGGGTATTTGATTAATAAGAAAGTTGCTTTTCCTGCTATTCAAAAAGAAGTTAAAAGGTTATGGAAGAATATAGGGCTTGAGGATATGTTTATGAACAGTAATGGGTTCATCTTCTTTAAATTTTCCAGTGAACAGGGAATGCAAGCAATGTTAGATGGAAGCCCTTGGCTAATATTCAACAATATTCCTTTATTCTTACAAAGGTGGAGACCTGGTCTATCCCTTTCTAAAGCTAGACATGATAAAGTACCAGTATGGGCTAAAATATATGACCTTCCTTTGGAGGTGTGGAGTGGGGAAAATCTTTGCATTATAGCTAGTAAATTGGGAATTCCTTTGGTTTTTGATTCTTTTACTGAGGAGATGTGTCTTCAGCATAAAGGTAGGAATGCCTATGCTAGAATATTGGTTGACATGTCTGCTGATAAGGAGTGGAAAAGGAAGATTGGAGTTACTACATGGGATTTTGTGAAGAATTGTGCTGTTAATCAGGAGTTTTTGGTTGAGTATGCTTGGTATCCTTCAAGATGTAATCACTGTGTTTGGGCATACTGA